The genomic interval AACCATTTCTACAAATAAGttgattattttagatattttatatataaaaggaaTAGGATACACCTTTAtatcaaaatcagataaaatactaaagaaaagcCATAGGTCAAGATTATTTATGTGTATCAacacaaaaatactttttttttttttttttttggttttttttcgagacagggtttctctgtatagccctggctgtcctggaactcactctggagaccaggctggcctcgaactcagaaatccgcctgcctctgcctcccaagtgctgggattaaaggcgtgcgccaccaccgcccggcacaaaaatacttaaatacaataaaatcaaaCCTAGAAGTACAGTTGAATTATTATATACTACCACCACCTGGAATTTATCCCAGAAATGTAAGAGTAGTGAAAGCTAATGAATGCAACACACACGAATAGAATGAAGGAAGAATAGCACGTGACTATCTTAATCAGTATAGGAACAGCATTTTCCATTACTCAGCAACCTACCCTTAAAAATGCTTAGCAAactaggaagagaaggaaatctGTGAGCCTTCTGCTCACATCAGAAGAAATACAAGGATGTCTACTTTTGCCCCTTCAACTTGATACAGAAAATTACACCTGGAAAAATTAGGCATGGTTTCAGTACAACTACACATGCTTCAATGATTCATAAAAACCATGTGCCTAGCCCAATCCACAGTCAATATGCACACAAAATACGACTCAAAGCTGGACTGACCGTGAAAGTGGTGAAGACCCAATCTctggggaggcccttggtcttccTAAATTTGTCATTGATGTATCGGTTGAGGTGCTCCATGCTCCACACAGTGCTCTCTTTCAGCAGCATGTACAAGGGACTCTTTTTCTGCATGAACTATAGCACAAGCAGAGCTTAGAGGTTACCCTCTGTAGGTATCCCTCTATGAAGGCCTTACCCTAACCTTCTGATCCTCACCAGAGCTTCATCCCCATCTCCCATGAGAACTGCCTATAAGACCCTTGTGCATATACCTTTATGGCTTGAAACTTCCCAGCCAGCCAATCCCCACAGACCCTGAACAAGGAATCCTTGTCTGAGACTCTAAGGTACTTAGGACACCTGAGTATCTGTTAGGGCAAAAGAAGTAGCTGCTAGACTACTTCCACACCTAGGCAGGCAGTCTCTAACTAGATCCTTCCTCTGTGTTCCCAAACAATGAGAGTCTTTCTCTGAGGCCATCCACACCTATAGGAAAAGGACTTCTCCTAGAAGGGGTTCTTACCTGATTGGTCAAATGACCACTGAGGTCACTGGAATGAGGGTTATACAGGCTGAGGGTGAGGCGGGCATATCCATGGCCAAAAAAGACCATGAAGGGCATGGCACAGGCAATGAGCATGTAGGAGCGCACATCAAATTTCTTCCCATCTAGCAGCAGCGGGTTCTGGACATATCTAGGGGGTACCACAGGGGCACCTGGGGCTGAGTTGCTTGGCCAGTTAGCCTGGATCTGTCATCCCCACAAAGACCATTTCCTCATTGCCTCCCACCTGTCCCAGGCATGACCACTGACTGAGCATGGTTAGAAGACTTTGGACTGTTTAAAGGAGTTAGGAAGAGGGTATCATAACCAAATCTTTACCCACTGAAAGTGTCTGGTACAGCTCTTACTAGGAAGCTTATGGGAGCAGATTGGGTCCCTATGGCAGGGAGGGCTGTCTGGAGAAGAAAGGCTAACATTGGACCTGTGAACGGTGAATGGCTTTGGTGATGGGAGAGGGCACTCCACATAGGAAACTTCACATCTTCAAGACTGAAGGTAGGGAGAGCATGCTTGGAAGGGCCCTATGGGAAAGGAGTAGCCAATGGCAGTTGTGGCCAGAGAAAGAGTCCATATTGGTAGAGGATAAGGCTCTATTGGGACTTTTCTAAGTGTGAGCTGAGTTTTGCCTGCTAGTGCCATGTGAAACTGAGGATCTGGACTCCACTGTAGGCAGATGAGTCATTGGTCAGCTCTGTGTTGCAGATAGGCTGTATCTGGCTGGCTGGGCTGAAGAATAGGAAAGACAGCTGCAGGACAGAAGATAAAGGGACCAAACACTCCTTGGCTACCCCTCCCTGGAGCCTGTGTTTAGGGGCAGTCTTGCCTGCTACCACAGCTAAATGtgaacaccccccacccccgtccctgCACAGGTTATGAGTCTAGATGTGGGCTACTCGAGGCAGGTTGGTTGGGTGTTGGAAGTGCTGCAGCCTGCTATGGCCAAGGGCTGCTCTGCAACACTACTGACAACTATCACCAGCATTCACAGGCAACAGCCAGGCTGGGTTATCCCCGCTGAGACCCAAGCCCTTCCTGGCATCCATGCCCACACCTCTGCACCACTCGCGCCTGTGGTGCACGGAAGGGCATCTTGCGGTAGATGGGGTCGTCCTCAATGCTCTGAGTCTTGGCCTGCAGGGAAGcagcctcctcctggctcctgATCAGAAAGATGCCCTTTCCCTGGTTGGAGGCTGTAGGCTTGCATATCCACATCTGGGTTTCTGTAGGGAGTAACCCCTGAGCCTGTAGCCCTGAGTATTCCTTGCCCCTCCCATTCCTCACCCTGCCCTGACCCTGACTTTCCCTTTCTTTATCCTTTCCCTTCAGCCCTGACCACACCAAACAGCCAAGCTGGATCCAACCCTGGTCCTACCCTAATTTCACAGTCTGATTACCCTGATTATCCAGGTCAGAGAACTATTTTGCCTCACCTTTGCATACCCATGATCCTTCTATGGCCCTGCCACACTACTACCTCTAACAAAGGCCACAACCCTTCTTTCTCCCACTCCTCAACACCAGAAACCACTAGGATCCCAAGCCCTGGCTTCACTTTTCCTCTCAAGAACTATTCTACTTTTCCCAGGTCTGGCCCTGCCCCACCCTGCTAGGGTCCAGACCTAATCTTGTCTGACCTTCTAGTGTGCCTGGCCCTAACCAGGGTCTTCTCACCATCAAATAGAGCGAAGAAAGCCTGCCTCTCATCCCTGATGTCCAGCCGAAAGGTCTCTGGAAAAAACTCTTCCATTTTCAGGACCCTTGGGAGAGCACAGAGGTAAAAACATGAAGAGGGCCATCTTCTGTCTCAGACATGGCCAGTAATCTGGTAGTTTGACCTGTAGGCTAGCTGGAGGGGATGTTTATTGTTATATCCTCCAGCCTTCTTAGCTATTTCCTTTGTAAGGCCTTTGCTCATACTATACCCTTGTAGAACATTTTTTTATGTCTCATATTTTCAGTCTCTCTGCAGCAGCCATCCTTCTGGCTATCAAATCCACTGTGGTTACTCTGTTCCATcaccctgctttctctctcccagttGTCTTCTACATCAGTTGGTTTTCAGTGCCAAGACAGTGCCTCCCAGCTGTCTATTTCTGTGGGCCAAGGAACCCTTTCCAAATCTGCATCCCAAAGGGACATAAATCCTGGTCTGAGTACCTATCTCCAGCATGTTTGGAAGTATGGGTGGGATGTGCAGAATGAAAGTACAGATGGGCATAGAGTTAGGTGCTCAGATGGATACCTTAAAAAATGGCTCTGAGTTGCTGGTACAAGTTAGTAGGAAGTGGACAGCTGGACATGCAGATGTCAAAATGGTGTTATAGATGTCCATGATCTAAAAGCTACCTTAAGGGGCAGATGGTAAGATAGATCTGGGCAAGTAATGAGTGAACCAGAGAGTAGTTCAGCTTGGCTAAATGGTAGAGGAAATTAGATgaataagaaagaacaaaataatggCCAAGTGGGAAGGAGCAATGAATGACTCCTGGGGGATGACTCCAGGGAAAACGACTACTGGGGGATATCCATGGGTGACTGTTGTGGGTATAGAGTATAGATATCTGCATAGGGAATGGTGGCCATAGGCTGCCATAGAGGCAGATTGGAAGATCAGTGGGGAGAGAAGTGGAACATGTGAAGAGAGTACTCAGGACTGGTAATTGACCCACATCTTGGGTAGGATACTGAATGCTGAGGAGCTGCAGAGAGAATAGTGAGTTTATGGAGTGGGGAAAATGGTCCCAGGAGACAGATGGAGATAGAAGTCGGTGTGCCTCTGGGGCTGGCAGAGTTGGCTCACTTGGCTTGGGTACTGGGCAGCAGCCTGGCTTTGCTCAAAGTGCGTGCATGCTCCCGCAGAGCACTGAGCAACCCGATCTTGGTAGTAAGCAGCTTGTTGTTGGGGAGCTGGAACAGCAACTGCTGGCCTGGTTAGACAAAAGGGATATGTGGGTGGCACCTTAACATTGTGCCACATCCTCTCTCCTCAGGGATGTCCCCTACCTTCCCGGAAGCTGCAGTAGTTGTCCCTGCACTTGATCTCACACCACTTTAGCTTGTAGTCCTCACAACGGCTATCTTGAGTGCGTTGCCAGCCCTTGCTCTCACAGTAGTTGCTGATTCTGCAGGGTAGAAGGCAGCAGTAACTGGGGGGACTTAGGGTTCCCTGAAGAAGGCATGACAGGAATGGCTGCCTATAGCAACATCTTGGGCCAGATCCAAGACAGGGGTGAAAATACAGATCAGGTTGCCCAAACTCCACTCACATTGATGCTCCATTGGTGCCTCCGATGTAGAAGAAAGGACCCTGACTAGGATTGGGCTGCTTGTCTCCTTCCATCAGGAGCCCATCTGGGGAGGTCACTGGAAGTCTGgcagcttcttcttcctctagGTAGTCTGTGGTTAAGTGAGTACTGAGCCTGGGTTTCTTGCTCAGTAGGGTTTTTCCTGCCCCTCCCAGCTGCTAGAAGCCCCACCTGCATCTTGGTCCAGCTGACTTAACTCAGGTCGGAGCCCTTCCTCGATGCTGCTCCCCATCCGTTTCTCATGGGTCCAGCCTGGAGACCAATGGTGTCAGATGGGGAATGGGCAGGTACCCATTCAACCTGCCTGAGCCCAGCCAATGCCATCAGCTTCTGGGAACTAACCCAACTCCCCTGGACCTTTCTTCAGCCCAACACAAACCTGACCAGGAGGCCTGAGAGTCATTACACCCGAGAGGAGACATTACCAGCCTTAAATTAGGTAGAATCCATGTAGTATGGAGACCACATTGGGGGTAAAGAGGGTGACCCCACCTCTACCCTCCTTACCAATAGGAAAGGCTCCATGCAGGGAGTGGGCTAGAGTGTGAGACAGGAGCCCATACAAACATGATGCTGGGGTGTCTCCAGAGGGCAGGGGTCACAATGTCTATGATGACATCATGGGTAACTCAAGAGTCTATGGTCAACCAGGAGAGATGAGAAGCTGCGCTAAATGGGGTTGGGGTAGTGAGTGCCCACTGTGATGGCACAGACAAGTAAAGCTTGCAGATTCTTGAGCATAGTGTCTCTAGTATGTGGACCCTTGTAAGCTTCTCTCAGGGCCTGTTTTGTTGGCTGGCTGGCCATGGTCTAGTGTGAGCCTAATCTCTTCCCTCTGAGATGCTGTCCCTGGAGGCCCTGACTTGAGGGTATGTGTAACCAGTCCCAGGGCCCCTCTGCATTCACCTGGCACCTCAGTGTGGCATTGATGGGTCCTGGACCGTTTGGGTCTCTTAGAGCTGACATGGGTCCGAGGGGGCTGACCCCGGCAGTGGATGAATCTTGGACGGTTGCGTGTTGCAGGCATAAGGGCACCAGGGCGAGGAACCCTTGAGGCAGATGTAGTCCCTATACCCCTTCGGGGTCTTCGAGCAGCTCGATGTCCCAGCCCTTGAATGGGACAGACAGCTGCACCCACCCTGCTTGGGGAAGGAAGCCTCCCCATATCCTGGGCTGTGGCTTCAGCTTTTTCCTCACTTCCATCTCTGTGATGGCCATGAGGCCTTCCGGCCTGTGGGTGTAAGGCCATCTTTGCATCCCGTCTCTGCCTAGTGAGTTTTCTTCGGCCGAGACTGTCCTGGCCTCGATGAGTGTGGCCTCTATGTCTGCCGGAAAGAGATTGCCCATCAGTCCTGCTGCTGGTAGGGTACACATCTGCAGACTTGAAGGTCAAAGAAGCTCCAAGCCCCAAACAAATGTCCTATCAGTTTATGGCTGCCCAAGTGCTCAGCCCAGGCCCTACTAACACAACTTGTCTATAGCTACCATCCACTCTTCTTCCCCCCAGCATCCCTGCTCCAGATGTTATCCCTTTTCTCTATTTGCCATCTTTGTAACATTTTAGGGCATTTTAAATTAATTCCTAGACAAAAGTTTGTGCCTCCCAATCACATCAAGGAAATATACCCAGTTTGTTGGGTAGGGGTGAGTGAAGAGATAGCACATAGAACCCTGTGACTGAGAAGGAAAAGACAAGCTGAGGCCTTTGGATAGGAGCAGGTCAGCTCAAAGGAGGAAGACAAGTCTGTGGATAGACTAGATGACATCAAAGAAAGGACAAATATAGCAACCATGGGAGAGAGAAGCCATTGAGGCTTTGTGTTATCTATCAATCCTACCCCCACTGAATTAACAGgagaataaaaaatatccaaaaagtCCTGTAGGATGAAGAGAAATCCCAGAATGAGAAACTCATACCTCTCTAGAGGACAGGCTGGAAATATGGAAGAATCCAGTAGTGCCTTCCCACTGAGAAAAGAAAGGCTCCCAGGAAAAGGCTGAGACGGGCTTTAAAACTGGGCAGGAGTATAGGTGTGGGTGTGTGATTCTACAATCACTTTCTTAGCTTCATATTGTTATTTTAACATTGAATTCAGCTATGAATTATTATTTCTTGTCATTTATATTTACTAAAACTAAGCTAGGTGTGGTAacacaagcctataatcccagcacttgggaggcagaaaacaGATTGCCAAAAGCTTAAAGCTAGCTTAGAGACCCCTTGtgaaacaaaaaaatagcaaGGGCTCAAGATATAGCTCAATTGATACAGTGCTGCATAGCATATATAAAGCCCCAAATGTGACCCCCTGCAGGAATGGTATTGCacgcttataatcccagtacttgagcaggatcagaaattcaaagtaatcctttttttttttggttcgtttttccaagacagagtttctctgtatagccctggctgtcctggaactcactctgtagaccaggctggccttgaactcagaaatccacctgcctctgcctcccaagtgctgggattaaaggtgagccaccaccacccagctcaaggTAATCTTTGACTACATAAGttggcagcctgagctacactaCATGAAGCTTtccctcaaaaattaaaaaaaaactaaacaaggactggagagatagctcagtggttaagagtgctgactgctcttccaaaggtcctgagttccaagcccagcaattacatggtggttcacaaccatctgtaatgagatctaatgcctttTTCCagtgggtgtctgaagacagctacagtgtattcatatacataaaaataaatacatctttaaaaaaaaacctaaacaaaaccgagaaaccacacacacacacaaaataacaaaaacttcaTAGAATACCTAATGAGTGAGTAGAGATCTATATCTACTGAAGAGAGGAGGGACACAGCATCTAAACTGGGAAACTGCCATCTGTTGCCCTTATCTAGGAAGTATGTTTCAGGGTCTCTCTGAGTATGAGTCCCAGGATCCAGAAAGGAATTTTTACACTAAAAGTTTCAGGTACTATTTCAGGAAGCAAGTTGTCTAATATTGAAGCAAATCGTGTGGTTATGAATCTTGTAATATTACATAAAAGTTGAGGGAAAGCTCAAGGCAAGGAGCCAGACAGAAGCCTGAAGTCTTTataataagtttaaaataaacatttttacctGGTCAGATAAAAAGACCGACAGGAAATCACACCCCGGTACAATGAGGAGATGCGTTTAAACCTGAAGAAGATGGCCAAGAAAATGACCATGTCAGTGTTCTGCTGAAGTTTTCTCCAGGCACACACACGTTTGGCAACACAGGGCTCTGAGAAGGTGCTGACATTTTTTTGAAGGGCTGGTGCCTCCCAAGCTGCGCTCACTGTCTGGGGATGCGTTCTCTGTGGATCTCAGGAGGTGGCCCTTCTGAGGGGTCAATTCTGGGGGAGACAGACATGGCTCTAGGCAAAGAGCTCCTTCTAAGGGATCCCAGCCCTCCCTAGAACTTGAGTTGCCCACATGGACCAGTCCCACCCCACAAGACACTTGGGTTTGGAGAGTGTGGCCTTGGCAGAGGGCTGAGCTTAGTCAAGCTTCCCAGTCTCTGCCCAGTCCTCTCTTCTGTTTATCTACTTCTGGACAGGGTCAAAAATGAGGCACAGGAGGGCAAGGACTCAGCATCAGTCCTAGTCAGGACCCTCAGCTTGAAACCAGCTAGTCTCTCTTACCTGCTCTGCAAGGTCTTAGGAACCCTGTGCTGGGATACAACAGTGGTGACCTGGCAACTGTTTCCAGGCAACTATTACTAGGGAactatgactcagcagctgcccaAAGGTAAACAAGAGTTTTAGGTGGATGGTGAAAGGGGCCATTGTATGAATTGAGGGGTAGCCTTACAGAAGTTGGGCAAAGCAAGAGGTGGAGAATGGGTCAAATTGATCTGAGGAGGCTGGGGGGGATGCTGTGCCTGAGTAAGGGTCTTATATATACCCCCCATCTGAATCTGGAACATAGCCCCACTTCTTCCATCCTcccatgaatacatatatatatttatttgttttatatatgtgagtacactgtagctgttttcaaacacacTAGATGAGGACATTGAATCCTAtttcagatgattgtgagccactatgtgggaattgaactcaggacctctggaagagcagtcagtgctctttaccactgagccatctctcctgcccccctcccccaccatgaaTTCTTCCAAGATGATTTTGAGTATTCACAGGAACTCCTTAATCCAGACCTAAAGATCTAGGATCTGACACCAAGCGTGGCTCAAAGTAGCTTTGATGCCAATTTGTAGTTTCCTTCTGGGGTCCTTGGGACCTGGTGTGGCTCCTACTTCTGATCCCAAGTTTTCAGCTATGTGGATCCACATTCCTATCATCTTTCAGAGCCTTGCAAGGATCACAAGACCCTGACAGAGGCTACATGGTGCTTCTAAAAACCAGGACCATATCAGTCCTGGGGTCCATGactgtatctttttaaaaatagagatcTGTACAGATGTGACTGAGTTAGAATCTCAGGTGCAGTCATCTTGTATCAACCAGGTGTACTCTAACCCAGTGACTGGTGACGTCTTTAGAGGGAAGCAGAGATAAGGGTATGTAGCTGTAAGCCACAGGACCTGTGAACTAAGAGGAGGAGGACACTTGAGGACTCCCCCTAGGGCGAGGCCCTAGGGACATATCTTGGAAATTCTCTTTGGCTACCCTCTAAATCTCCTCACCTTCAGGTTCTTATGTGGTTCTGCCCATGTTAAGGGGCTCTAGCATCCCTTTAGAGGCTGGGCATGCATGCCCAGTCACTCATGTGGCCTTCCCTAGTCTAAGCTGCCAGTGTGGGAGCTTGTGCTCCGCAAATCTGAAGGAGCACCACTTCTCAGCTGTGGCTAGAGTCCTATGGGGATAGGAGTGCCCCATAGGCTGTCATTCCCTAGTTGTGGGATCTGCCCTTCTTATGCTGTCCTGGGGTAGGGGTTTTTGTGGTCAGTCCAGTGCTGGATCAAGAGACCTCTCTGCTCTAGACTAGTAGTACAGTGGGACTGCTGGTGGGCTGGGGCACATAGCATTTCTATTAAGCCCTGGACTGAGTTATTGTGCTTATAGCCTCCAGCCTGGACAGGTAGCACATCCAACCCTGGAGAGGCTCTGGACAAGTAGCCAGCAGTCTCTGATCCTGGCTAGAAGGACATTTCCAATTCACACTTCAGGAATTGAGGAGGTAGCTCAGGGGTGGAGTGATTGCTTTTACATTCATAAAACCCTGGGCTTGGTTCCTGTACAAAACACCCAATTCTCACTCCAATGCTGACTCTTGGCTGAGACAGGAGCCCCCATTTTcagtttggtttttcgagacagggtttctctgtgtaaccctggctgtcctggaactcactctgtagaccaggctggcctcgaactcagaaatccacctgcctctgcctcccaagtgctgggattaaaggcacatgccaccactgcccggcaggagcCCCCATTTTCATGGATTACTTGTCCTTGGTATGTTCTAGAGTACATATTACATACCAGAGCCAGTTTGTGTAGTGACTGACTGGGTACAATGAGCCCTATGTCTCTCTTCCATAGGTCTTCTATCTGGTGGGAGCACAGATCACTGGAATCCCCGTGTTCTCAGCTTGATCCTTTGCAAAGCTGCTTGTTAATGTTTTGAATGGTTAAAATGAGGTGATCAAAGTAAAATTTCAGAAATCACACAATTTATTgtcttacagatttttttttgcctgcatttTATTTACAGTGCTTGAAGAGATGACAATAAGGAAACCACCTATTATAGAGAACACAATGGGCAGACAAGTCCCTCAGCTACATAGAACTTCCAATGTAGGGTTCAGTTACTCACTTGGAGCACAACAGGTTTCTGTGGGAGGTGAAGTCCAGTCTCCCTATAATGGTTCTTTGGAGGGAATGGCCTGTCTAGGACTAAGAAACTTGTTAGGGCATGTTGGGTTCCCTCAAGAGGGCAGTGGGTGAGGTAGGGCTTAGCTCTGCTGGACTCAGGCTGTATTGACTAACTTGAGGTTTGCAGAAGTCTAGGTACTGAAGTAAACAGCCCGCATACGAGGTCTAAAAGGGTCACTTCTAGTTCTTATCACAGCAAAACTCAAACTCCTCATATAGCAAATGATGTAAGTGCTAGGAATCATTCTAGAACAACAGTTTTAGAAACAGCCTTTTGAAGTTTCTCAGGGacatgggggtggagggtgggggtctTTAAGATTGGGCTATTCAGCATCCATAGTTAGATTGAAGGATGGCTGCCTGATCCTAAGAGCTAGCGGTGGGCTGCATAGAGAGAACTCATGAGCAGGTTGACAATGCAGAGCTATGCAGCCTTCTGCATATTCATGGGTATGAGTCACTATCACCTGGTCTGGCACCTTGGCAGTACCCCTGTCCCTGAAACCCATATACCAATTTTTCACTCTGGGTTTGGGCACAGTGGTTAGACCTGCTTTTATTCTCCTTGACCCCATGACCTGAGAATTTTGGGGAGGAGACTAAGGATCAAGATTTTAGATCTCCTCTTGTCCCATACCAATGTTGATAGCACAGGGGCTACAGAATCTGCAGGTGACAGTTGACTACAGCTTGAGGTCCCTCTGTGTGGAGCCCAGTGGGCTATGGGGTTGGCAATAGCACTGTGACAGCCCCACTGACTATTCCTGAAAAGGATAGATATCTGCTGTGGCTATAACAGAAAGCTATtacagggggctggcgagatggctcagtgagtaagaacactgactgctcttccaaaggtcatgaattcaaatcccagcaaccacatggtggctcacaacNNNNNNNNNNNNNNNNNNNNNNNNNNNNNNNNNNNNNNNNNNNNNNNNNNNNNNNNNNNNNNNNNNNNNNNNNNNNNtaagatctgatgccttcttatggtgtgtctgaagtcaactacagtgtacttatatataaataaatctttaaaaaacaaaacaaaacaaaaagaaagctctTACAGCATCAGAGGAAGGCAGTCAGGCCtgggagagtgggggtgggggctataGATTTAAACTGTGGTATGTTTGGATAAAGGGCTTGATGGCTCCAGCCCTGGATACTTGTGACAGATGGACTAAGTTCTTGTCCATGAGGTGGTGAGGATGTCGTCTCCAGCGGTGATAAGGCCGTGGATGGACGGCATTACCAGACAGTATTAGACAGATGCATCCAGATCTAACCATGTCTGGTAAGACATCCATCAGCAGGCAGTGCATTATACAAGGGCCTCCCCATCTGGGCAGTTAATCCTGATTTGATACCTGTGGAGGGAAGGCAGGGGTTGGCTTCCTGCCTGCTCTGGTCCAAGGGCCATTCTTGGGGTTTGCTCTTCTAGGACCTGGGGCTACTCTAAGGACTTTCCTACTAGGCCCCAGCTCAGTTGCCTATTCTTCAAGTGTGGAAGTCTGTGGGTGCAACAGGAGAGTCATCTGCTCACTCTTATTTGGCAAATACTCATCATAGCACCTCTTTGATTTTCTGAATGGCTGTCAGCTTAATGAGTAACATTAAAGCCAGGAACAGACTCCTTCCACAGGAAGAGCCATCTAGGCTGATGCTGGGTGGGGCCCTCTGGCCCTGCACTCTGGCTTCAAGTAAAGAAAGATAAGAAGTAATCTTGGATTCTGGTTTGGGCAAAGTTCTTATTCTGGACAGCCACTGGGAAGGAATGGAGATTCCTTGTCCTTCATTAGAAAACAACTGATGACATCACAACTCTGCATACCAGGCTCAGGTTCCCAAACCCACCCTTGTCCATTGGTCCCATAGGCACTGATAATAATAGCCCTTATGCTAACACTGCTATCCACCATGTATCCTTACCTAGCCCAGCATCCTCACAAACCCTCACAGTTTCTCTAGGAATCAATGAACCCCCAAATCTAGCCAGCAGGGGAGTTGGCAAAGGTGGGCATTGCTGCTCTGGGAATGAATGACAACCTGCCTCTACACCAGTTACCCCTGGCATGGTGAAACCATCTCTTGCTCCAGCATGAAATAATAGATAAGGGTTCCCATCTTGGACAAAGTCCAGCCCCCACTGACTGCTGAGCTATAGAGCTGAGACAGGGACTCTGCAAGCCCAGCACATCCACAGCCTTGGCCTATCTGGAGTCCAGGAGCTAGGACAAG from Mastomys coucha isolate ucsf_1 unplaced genomic scaffold, UCSF_Mcou_1 pScaffold18, whole genome shotgun sequence carries:
- the Ttll10 gene encoding inactive polyglycylase TTLL10 isoform X2, which produces MFKRISSLYRGVISCRSFYLTRHRGHTHRGQDSLGRRKLTRQRRDAKMALHPQAGRPHGHHRDGRLGHRAARRPRRGIGTTSASRVPRPGALMPATRNRPRFIHCRGQPPRTHVSSKRPKRSRTHQCHTEVPGWTHEKRMGSSIEEGLRPELSQLDQDADYLEEEEAARLPVTSPDGLLMEGDKQPNPSQGPFFYIGGTNGASIISNYCESKGWQRTQDSRCEDYKLKWCEIKCRDNYCSFREGQQLLFQLPNNKLLTTKIGLLSALREHARTLSKARLLPSTQAKVLKMEEFFPETFRLDIRDERQAFFALFDETQMWICKPTASNQGKGIFLIRSQEEAASLQAKTQSIEDDPIYRKMPFRAPQARVVQRYVQNPLLLDGKKFDVRSYMLIACAMPFMVFFGHGYARLTLSLYNPHSSDLSGHLTNQFMQKKSPLYMLLKESTVWSMEHLNRYINDKFRKTKGLPRDWVFTTFTKRMQQIMSHCFLAVKSKLECKLGYFDLIGCDFLIDENFKVWLLEMNSNPALHTNCEVLKEVIPGVVMETLDLALETCQKSLHSQKMLPLLSQRRFVLLYNGETTDLWPQLGHNRSSRPIIRLPYPNPNPNPNPPRPTCEVASSALSLARATLSDRPGARKLVPSKGAPICAPRKSQLSDSGGSSIAESEPSLCSGPPEGSRDTAGEPSLGPPEEEREDEQRSTSHRGS
- the Ttll10 gene encoding inactive polyglycylase TTLL10 isoform X1; translation: MFKRISSLYRGVISCRSFYLTRHRGHTHRGQDSLGRRKLTRQRRDAKMALHPQAGRPHGHHRDGSEEKAEATAQDMGRLPSPSRVGAAVCPIQGLGHRAARRPRRGIGTTSASRVPRPGALMPATRNRPRFIHCRGQPPRTHVSSKRPKRSRTHQCHTEVPGWTHEKRMGSSIEEGLRPELSQLDQDADYLEEEEAARLPVTSPDGLLMEGDKQPNPSQGPFFYIGGTNGASIISNYCESKGWQRTQDSRCEDYKLKWCEIKCRDNYCSFREGQQLLFQLPNNKLLTTKIGLLSALREHARTLSKARLLPSTQAKVLKMEEFFPETFRLDIRDERQAFFALFDETQMWICKPTASNQGKGIFLIRSQEEAASLQAKTQSIEDDPIYRKMPFRAPQARVVQRYVQNPLLLDGKKFDVRSYMLIACAMPFMVFFGHGYARLTLSLYNPHSSDLSGHLTNQFMQKKSPLYMLLKESTVWSMEHLNRYINDKFRKTKGLPRDWVFTTFTKRMQQIMSHCFLAVKSKLECKLGYFDLIGCDFLIDENFKVWLLEMNSNPALHTNCEVLKEVIPGVVMETLDLALETCQKSLHSQKMLPLLSQRRFVLLYNGETTDLWPQLGHNRSSRPIIRLPYPNPNPNPNPPRPTCEVASSALSLARATLSDRPGARKLVPSKGAPICAPRKSQLSDSGGSSIAESEPSLCSGPPEGSRDTAGEPSLGPPEEEREDEQRSTSHRGS
- the Ttll10 gene encoding inactive polyglycylase TTLL10 isoform X3 — protein: MGSSIEEGLRPELSQLDQDADYLEEEEAARLPVTSPDGLLMEGDKQPNPSQGPFFYIGGTNGASIISNYCESKGWQRTQDSRCEDYKLKWCEIKCRDNYCSFREGQQLLFQLPNNKLLTTKIGLLSALREHARTLSKARLLPSTQAKVLKMEEFFPETFRLDIRDERQAFFALFDETQMWICKPTASNQGKGIFLIRSQEEAASLQAKTQSIEDDPIYRKMPFRAPQARVVQRYVQNPLLLDGKKFDVRSYMLIACAMPFMVFFGHGYARLTLSLYNPHSSDLSGHLTNQFMQKKSPLYMLLKESTVWSMEHLNRYINDKFRKTKGLPRDWVFTTFTKRMQQIMSHCFLAVKSKLECKLGYFDLIGCDFLIDENFKVWLLEMNSNPALHTNCEVLKEVIPGVVMETLDLALETCQKSLHSQKMLPLLSQRRFVLLYNGETTDLWPQLGHNRSSRPIIRLPYPNPNPNPNPPRPTCEVASSALSLARATLSDRPGARKLVPSKGAPICAPRKSQLSDSGGSSIAESEPSLCSGPPEGSRDTAGEPSLGPPEEEREDEQRSTSHRGS